ATCCGTAACCTTCTCTTCCGGCTTAGTTTCCACCTGTCCTGTTAATTTATTCTCTCTAAATAATCTCTGAATCTTTTTAGACTCTTTACCCAACATAATAGACGCCACCGGATATCCAAAAAAGCCCTGTACTACTACCAGTAAGGCCGTAAATACTACTAAGGTTTCTAGTCCTTTAGCTTCCGCTACTTCTCCCATAATAATTGCCGCAACCACGCCACCAGAAATAGGCGGAGCGGCGGCTATGGCATATTCTCTGCCTAAGATAGGTGCTCCTACCAGAGATATAAATGCCCCAATCGCCACTACGGCTCCTACGGATATTACCACGGTTCTCCATTGTTTTTTCAGTTGATGAAAATCCATCAAGGTGCCCATATGAGTAATTAAAAACGCTACTAAGATGTTCCCAATTCCCAAAAGTGCCGCATCGTTAAAAATGCTGGTAGGCAACCCTACCCAAAAGCCTACCAGTAAAATTGCTGAAGAAGCAAACATCATCGAACAAATCGCCCTGGTTTTAATAGATACAAAGTCTCCTATTGCAAAAATGCTGCATACTACGGCTAACGCTAATACTCCATCCATTTTGTCCTCTCCTTTAGTGTTTTCTGTTTAATTGAATCATGCACATCAATTTATAATTATTCAGAATATAATAGAACTCATTCTACAGAGGTTTCTCATGGATGTCAACCGTCTTTCTCACTGGCAGCCTTCAAGAAAAATTCAATCAATACCTGGAGTACGGTGGAGTTAGTTCTTTGATTTGAAAACCTTCAACCGAGTAAAACTTATAGCCCATGCGATCTAAATGATCTAAATCATATAGAACTGTTTCAAATTCCACACCATCCAAATCTAAAATCTGTTCATATCCCTCTGGTACTGCACCCATAGGTAAAGCGCTATACACTAGACCAGTTATAGATTTTCCTCTTCTTTTATAGCTAACACTATCGCCATACCATAGCATCTTCATTAATTTTACTTTGTGAAGAACAGGCACCATCTACTTGTCGTCTGGAATGAATGGACTAAAAAGCCACAGAGATTCGTTAGCTCCCTGTGGTTTTTGCCTGATCACATCAAGTATTTTTTTACATCATCCAAACTTTGATAATCCATCACTTGGTCAATCATTACTTCCAATGTTGCCGCATCCAATTCCTGTATTTTTTTTCGAACCGGTTCCGATAGAGGCCCAAATTTCTTCGTTAACAGGCGAAGTGCTGCTTTTACCAATGCCTGCGTTTCTCCTTCCATTCACCCTTTTTTTATGCCTTCTTCTATGCCTTCTTCTATGCCTTCTTTTCGAAGGATATCTGCTAGTGTCATGGTTACTTCTCTCCCTTCAGGGTATTCCTTAGCCATTTCATTCACTATTTTTTCCAAATCGGCTTTTGTCATCTTATGGGCGGCACTAAATACATACCGCATAAAGGTTTCCAGGTATTCAACACCTGTCTGCTTGTTTTCCAGCTCTCGAAGATAGGCTGCCGCTTTCAATACAGATTCCCGAAGTCTGTTGGGTCTACTTTCATTCTATCTGAATAGCCTTCATCCATGATGGTTAAAAGGTGAATCCCCTTTTTCTCCATGGTCTCCAATAAGCGTTCTGCCTTGGAAAGTTCCCGGGAGTCCAGCACTTTTCTCGCCAAGGTCCGTCCAATCCCCGAAACCTTTTCCAGGTCTACCTCGTCGGCTTCATATATCCTGACCGGCGATCCAAAATGCTGCAGCAACCGCCGTTGGGCCACCGGCCCGATTCCGGGAATCAGCCGAAGCCACAGCCAGTAAAGTGTTTCTTTCTGCCCCGCCATCTAAACCACCACCATGGAAGCATTATGGTGCGGTGACCGAAAGGGGCGATGCCATAGGCAGATCAAAATGCGAACCACTTTTTTTCACATTGCCCGGCGTCAAGTTGATGACCACCTTCATCTGAGGAAAGATGTAGTCACCGTCCGTCAGAGCCGATTCCACCCGCTCCCGGGCCTCTTTCACCGCTGTGTCTCCCAGCCCTACCACTGAGATGGTCGGCTGACCACTGATGCCCAAACATTCGCCAATCTCTTTCATTCGGTAATTCGCATGAAGGGCTTCGGTGATAAATTGCTGCTTTAATGCGGTTAAGTGCCTTTTTCGGGACCCTGATAAAATCGCCCGGCAGTTTTCTGATGTTCCGGCAACCGCCTTCAGGATTGCTTCCAGGCTCTTGCGCTGCTCGGATTTTGGTTTCCGGTGCTGGTCCAGCTTCGGTGGCGGCTGGCCTACCACATCTCCTTTTTCAAAGACGGCTTCACTTTCAGCTTCTGCCTCATCCATAAACCGAACATAGGCTGCAACCGCATGACCTCGGTTTACTGAGAAACGTTCCAGGATTAATTCTATGTCCACCAGATTATCGCCTTCGTTGCGGCGATAAAACCGGTCACTGCTCCAGGGATAATCCTGAATTCTTTGACAAATCTTTGCCTGTACCGGATTTTGATGAATGTATCGCAACAAAGATAAAAGGTAGGAATCGTCCATGACCAGCAGGCTTTTGTATCGACTCTCAAATACATGGCCGGAGCGTTTGTTTCGCCGATTGAACTGCTTGCTGAAGCGGGTATTGATCCGGTGCATAATGTCTTTGAGGGGTGCGTCCACGGTTTTCAGCATTAAATGGTAGTGGTTATCCATGATGACATACCCTAAGATGTCAAAGTCCATCACTTCCCTGTAATGCTTCAGATGCTCCAGCAAGAAAAATTTATCCTGTTTTTTTCGAAATATGTATTCTCGGTTATTGCCTCGCTGAATGACATGATAGACGGCACCGCGGTATTCCACGCGTGGTTTTCTACCCATTGGCAACACCTCCCACCTTATTGTACCACATAGGCGGATCAAGCTGAAACTTCTCTTTACTTCACTTAGAATTGCATAAGTGTCTGATGCCGTTGCTATAATAACTCGGGTGACTGGCACCGATGAGTTGTGCTTCCTATTCTATTTATTCTATTGACAAAAACGTCCTTCGCCTTATAATGTGGGTAAGGAAACTTGGTTTCCTTACTTTAGCTTTTTTAGAAAGGAGTGTATTCGAATGGCAATCGCGAAATCAAATGAGATGGATAAACATATCGAAAAACGTCGTATTACCATATCAAGCAAACGGCAAATCACCATACCAGCGAAGTATTTTGAAGCTTTAGGTCTAGACAAAGAACTTGAGTGTATATACTCGAATGGTATGTTGATACTTACACCAACAAGAAGAGAAGACTCTGCTTTTGCTGAAGAAATTTTAGCTGATTTAATTGAACAAGGATATTCCGATGAAAAATTACTCACTGAATTTAGAAAGATGAACCGAAGGATCAGACCCGCTGTTGAAAAACTCATTGATGAAGCTGATGAAATTGCAAAGTTAGCCTCTACGGATTATGCCGATCCTACGGATGATATTTTCGGTGATGAAGAAACGGAGACTTAATAATGCTTCCAGTAACTTATACACCTATTGCAGAAAAATACTTTAGAATAAGTCAGGTGACAGGCACCAGACACGTCCTATAAAGAGTTGGAACATCTTTCTTAATAGCACCTTGTGCTAGAAGTTCAGCAAAAACTTTTGCTCTTTCAAAAAACTTTTGCTCTTTCAGATTGCTCTCCCACTACAATTCTTGAAGGATAAAGATTATCATATAGTGCCTTACCTTCTCTCAAAAATTCTGGAGAAAAGATAATATTCTCTGTTTCGAATTTCTCTTTTACGCCTTGAATCGCGATGAATAAAAACAAAACTACATCCTTTATAAATGTCAAGAAAAAACTTTCATTTTCGCCCAAAAACCCGGATTTAGGCGCAAAAAAAGAGCCCATCACGCAGTAATGAGCTTAAAATCGTCTATATATGAGGCTTGATCCGTTTATTGCAGATACTCTTCCACCTTATGCTTATTTACAAATTTCCACTGTTAAGTACTCTGATTATCAATTCTGCCCTTTCTAAAGCATAGATTTTTAATAGTTCCTGAAAATATTGGGCCTTTATTTTCCCTTGTAACGGCTTTTATTTTATTTCTGGACCCCTAGGACCATTTGGTGCTTTTGCTCCTCAAATCGCTTTTAAATTAGATTTACTCTTTTTGGGCTTGACCAAATTGGAAAACCCGCCGATACGGAGTCTAAGTTCGGAATCTCCGGATGGAAGAAACCGTATTAATGGGTATGAAACATCTAATGAAGCGCTTCCTCTACATTGTTCAGCTTAGGTGATCAACTTAGGGTTAGCTTAGGTGGTAGACAAAAGCCCACCACATTGTGATGAGCTCTCCATTTATCTGTTAGAGTAATACTTTTGATTTCTGCTTGTTGGCTTGTCGGGAAGGGTCATTTTGAGAAGACCTCCTTTAATTAAAGGATTAAGTATTTTCTGTCTAAAATGTCCTCTATTATTAAGCCCCATAAACTGTTGCATTTCTTCCCTTGTTCGTGGGGTCCTGCAAAACTCTAATAACCCTTTAATATCCTCATTATCTTGGTTGGTATCTTGGACGGTATCTTGGTTGGTATCATGGTTGGTAGCTTGGACGGTCAACGGAATAATCGTCTTAAATACATCCCCCTCGATAAACTCTGGGTCTGCTCCTGAATAAATCCGGTTGTATTTGTATATGTTTCTAACCCCTGAGCCAAGCTCATCAACCCATCCGATCTCTTTAAATAACTTTGCAATCGTTGGATTCTTAGGATATGGCGAAAAGTTCTCCGGGTCAATGATGCCGTTCCCATGAGGCTTGTTGCTGTTCTCGATGTAGACCCTGTCCTTCTCTATCACCAGCTTGGCGGGAAATGGGTTTGAGAACTCTCTATGAATCAGTAAATTTGAAATCGCTTCTCTGAAAATCTTATCCCTTAAACTCACACGCTGATCACCCTCGAGATAAAATTTGTCATTGAGATGCTTCGCAATAAACTGCATCAACCTTTCATAGCTTCTTAGAAGATTCACTCTAACATCATCCCGGTCATCATACCGATCCAAATTCTCCCGGCGTAAAATGGCATCTGTTTTATGATGAGATAGAGCAGCATGAATCAATTCTTCCTTACCAAAAATCAAAATGCCTCCAAGCGTAATACCCTGCTTCCCAGTATTAGGATCCATTAAATAGAGGCCTGCACTCTTTAGGATTTCCATATCTTTCATTGAAGTCCACGGATGGTTATCCTTCTGGTTTCCAGCCAGTTTCCTAACCTTTGTAAATAACTCAGACTCCAGTCCTTCCATTTCAGCATAGGGAAAGATCCTGTTTTCTGTATGAGTACTTTGTTTTCTCATATACAGTGCAGATACCAGATTTGTGTTGTTGGTGATGTCAAAGTCACCATCTTCGTTCCGGTCAAAGATTTTCCCTTTGCAGCGATGTACCTGGGAACTCTCCGGTACATGAATATAAAGAATAATTTTCCCGTCTACTTCTACTTCTTCCACAGCCAGATAAAAGGTAGGACTTAGGGTCTGCGGGTTATTAATTGATGTCACAAAATCCTTCTTGATTTGTTCTACAGAATCTTCATCAACACCTACAATGTCACCATTGTCTTTGACACCAAGAAATAGCTGGCCGCCATAACGGTTTAGAAAACCACAGACAGACTCATATACATCTTTATTTATCTTCTTTTTGCTTTCTTTAAATTCTACAGTAATGCTTTCGCCTTGACTGATTATTTTCTTCAGATTCTCTGCTTTCATATTCAACACCTTTTATACGTCTGTATAGCGACGCGTAGATTTAGTTTCCCCATTCTTAAAAAATAATAATCATGAGTTTGAAAACTTAGATATCAACCCAAAGATATAAGCGGTATTCATTGATTGCTCTCTTACTTCCTGACGCAGATGTGTTTCTCCATTTTTCCACCGTTCATAGTATGCAGCGACCTTTAGAAAATCATCTTTCGTGATTCTCCTGGCGTTGCTTAACTGAACTGAAGGGCTTTTATCCGTTGAGTTGTCCACGTACAAATATTCATTTTTTGTATAAACTTTAAACCACAGAGGTGTTCTGCGATTCTGCGGAACAGTCGATACATTGAAAGTCTCATGGGTTGCTGCATGAAAGATCTGATCCCATCATTTGTCGAAATCCATTATTCTACACCCTCCTTCAGCTGAATGACATTTCCAGGTAAAGCTTCAAACATCTCCGGATAATGGCCACACCTTGCACGGACTTGGTTATACTTCGCTTGGGTTCCGTCCTTCTTTAAATACAGCTTTCTATTATATATTTCATCCGCAAGCTCTGCGGCATGCATTTTCCTTCCTTCGGTATCTTTTAGAACTAGCTTCATGGCTTCTTGTAATGTCAGCTTAGGAGTCGAAGGCGCTAATATTTTTTCTATAGGACCTGCCTTTGGGTCGTACTTCAAGAGAATGTACAGTGGCTCGTTATCTTTTAGAATGACCACCTTGCCATTTTTCTCGACAACTTCAAACACATCATCTAGATCAGTTTTTAGTTTTTCATAGGATATTAAACTCTCTAAACTCACTTCCATAATCTTCACCTCATCATTAGTATATCATATACTTTTATACAAATACAATAATTTTGTATGAGTTTTGTATCTTCGTTATCGATGTGTCTTGCCTCTTAAAAGAATCGAGTAGCTAGAGATTCAGTTAATTAACTGAATCTCTAGCTACTCGATTCTTCTCTAAATACATCCTTCAGGCAGAGTACTTCAGGCAGGGTAGATTTATAGCAGTTACAAATCATAGTGATGGCTAACGGAAGTATTGTTAGGAAGTATTGTCAGAATATTACAAAACTCAATAACTCAGGTGACTGGCACCGACGAGTTCGAGATTTTTACGGTTTTTAGGTTTTTATACTCTTTTTAGGAACAGTTTCTACAGGTACTTAGATCGTACTTAGATCGGATTTTGACATTCAAATCCCCAGGCATCTCTCACCATATCTTCTATGCTACGCTCCGCTTTCCACCCTAATTCTAATTTAGCTTTATCTACATTTGCATATGCTACAGCAATATCTCCAGCCCTTTTTTCCGTAAACTCCCAAGGGATAGAGACTCCGTTTGTTTTTTCAAAAGCCTGTATCAATTCTAAAACAGATGTGCCTCTTCCAGTACCTAAATTATAAACCCGGACTCCTTTTTTTATCTTTTCAATTACCTTAACATGGGCTTTGGCAACATCTACCACATGAATATAGTCACGAACTCCTGTACCATCGATAGTGTTATAATCCCCGCCAAAAACCTTAAGCTTCTCCTGTTTGCCCTTTGCTACTCTATTGATCAGCGGCATCACGTTATTAGGAGTTCCTACAGACCGTTCACCAATTAATCCACTTTCATGGGCTCCTATAGGGTTAAAGTACCTTAGCGAAGCAATGGCTAAAGTAGGATTCACTTTAGAAACATCCGTCAGGATTCTTTCACTCATTACTTTTGTTTCTCCGTAAGGATTCACCGTTTTCCCTAGTTCCATATCTTCTACCAAAGGCGAAGGCTGATCTCCATAAACCGTGGCTGAAGAACTAAACACAAACTTATCTATCCGATGCTTGAGACACACCTTTACCAATACAATGGTCGATAAAATATTGTTTTGATAGTAATCCAACGGACGGTCCACCGATTCTCCTACTGCCTTTAAGCCTGCAAAATGAAGAACACCTTCCAATTTATGTTCACTGAAAAGACGTTGGAGTTTTGATTCCTTCGTCACATCAATCTGATAAAAAACAGGCTTTTTCCCCGTAATGCATTGTATTTTATCCAGAACTTCCACCTTAGCGTTAACAAGATTATCGGCTATAATTGCTTCATGACCTTCTCGCATCAACTCTACTACTGTGTGACTGCCAACATAGCCTAGTCCTCCCGTTACCAGTATTTTCATTCTAACTCTCACACCCTTCGCCCTGTTGGATCATAGCTATCGATTAGCTGCATCACTGCTTTTTTCACTTCTTCCATCGACATTTCTTCCATTTTTTTAGAAAGATGACATAATTCCTGATTTAATGTATCCCAATTTTTCCCTAGCGGCTTTTCAATATATATTTTTTTATGTACCGTTGCTTCCATTTCTTCAGTATCCAACAATAATTCTTCAAATAATTTCTCGCCCGGTCTCAAACCAGTCACTTTAATATCAATATCTTCACCAGGTTCAAAACCACTCAACCGAATAAGATTCTCTGCAAGATCCATAATCCTAACCGGTTCTCCCATATCTAATACAAAAACTTCACCACCACATGCCATGCCTCCAGCCTGAATTACCAATTGCACAGCTTCCGGTATTGTCATGAAATAACGGATCATTTCTTGGTGAGTAACCGTCAATGGTCCTCCTTCAGCAATTTGTTTTTTGAAAAGAGGAATCACGCTTCCACTAGAACCTAAAACGTTTCCAAAGCGAACAGATACAAATTCCGTTTCACTGTCTTCATCCAATGCTTGAACCACCATCTCTGCTAGTCGTTTACTAGCACCCATAACACTGGTAGGGTTAACCGCTTTATCTGTAGAAATCATCACACATTTTTTAACACTTGCTTCATGAGCCGAAATAGCCACATTCTTCGTGCCAAACACATTGTTTTTAATAGCTTCAACCGGACTGTCCTCCATTAAAGGAACATGCTTATGTGCTGCCGCATGAAAAACCACCTCTGGTCTTTCCATAAAAAACAACTCCCTCACTCTGTCCATATCTCTCACAGAACCAATCCATACGTTTATCGTCAGATTCGGATACTTATTCCGCAGCTCTAATTGAAGTTCGTATAAATGATTTTCATATATATCCAGCATGACAAGTTTCGCAGGACGAAACTCAGCGATCTGCCGACATAGTTCCGATCCAATAGAACCACCAGCTCCCGTTATCATTACTGTTCTTTCACAGATATAGCTACTTATTAGCTCAATATCTAGATTAACCGGATCTCTTCCCAATAAATCTTCAATTTCCACTTCTCTTGTTATATCAGCCTTTGAGATCACATCGACAATCCATTCTGGTCGCTTTCTTTCACCGTTCCATTTCCCAACATATAAGAATCGTATTTTCACATTACGTGGTCTTGAATAGGTAGTATTGTTGGGTAGCTCTTAGGATATGGCATAAAACTACTCCCGTTATCCATTTTTCTTTTAGGATTACCACATCAGACTTAATTTTATTGATATTATTTAAGAGCAGTCTAATATGTGGAAAGCTATAGCGATGATACGCTTTTTTATTTCTATGTACTTTGAATATTAATTCGGAAACATACCTGTATGGTACTAATTTAGGACTTATAACCGAGTATTCCTACGTCACACCATCATTTTTTTCATGCACAATCACAAAAATCACATCCATGCTTTTTTACTGCTTTTACGATTCCAATACTGTTGGAATGAAATCTTTTTGCACCATCAATACTCTCATTGCTTCTCTCCTAACTTCCTGAATCAATATATGTTGCGATCCATTTACAAATTTTTGTTGCATTTCGATTCGCCATTTCATCCGTTTCATTGTCAAGCAATAAAGTTGCGGTTTTCCTTTTACAAGCAATCCGCTGAAGCAGTCTTTTTTCTTTTGCTATTTGTTCTAAAGGTTTTCTTTCCTTTGCTTTTATCACTATTTCCAGCAAATCTTCATCCGACATATGAATGTTTTCTACTTTTTTATGATAACTACTTAAAATTTCTTTTATTTCGTCATTGGCATACCCATTTGTTTTATATAGACCTGTCATTTCAGAATACTTAGTAACTAAAGCATCCGTTCCCCGATCATACTTAATTTTTTCCTCTTTTTTTCTCAAAGCTTTTCTTCTAAACTTTGTTTCCTCCGAAACGTCAAGTAAAACTATTAAATCAGGAAGTATCATTCTCTCCAACAACTCATTGAAATCTCTTTCTGTCATACTTTTTTCAAGCTTTTTAAGTTGATAAAAGCTTGCTTGATCCTGCAATTGTATCTGCATATTGTGATAACGATAGAAATTAATAGCATATGCCGAAAATGCCCTTTCAACGACGTTGGCTTTGTAAGCTTTTTTTAAGCAAAGTATGGCAATAGCAAAGAGTCCTTTAGATACTTTTATATCTTTAATCATGTTTAGCATAATTCTTCCAATTCTCTTTCCTCTACCC
Above is a window of Tindallia californiensis DNA encoding:
- a CDS encoding Panacea domain-containing protein gives rise to the protein MVPVLHKVKLMKMLWYGDSVSYKRRGKSITGLVYSALPMGAVPEGYEQILDLDGVEFETVLYDLDHLDRMGYKFYSVEGFQIKELTPPYSRY
- a CDS encoding DUF4351 domain-containing protein, whose protein sequence is MEGETQALVKAALRLLTKKFGPLSEPVRKKIQELDAATLEVMIDQVMDYQSLDDVKKYLM
- a CDS encoding helix-hairpin-helix domain-containing protein — translated: MAGQKETLYWLWLRLIPGIGPVAQRRLLQHFGSPVRIYEADEVDLEKVSGIGRTLARKVLDSRELSKAERLLETMEKKGIHLLTIMDEGYSDRMKVDPTDFGNLY
- a CDS encoding REP-associated tyrosine transposase, coding for MGRKPRVEYRGAVYHVIQRGNNREYIFRKKQDKFFLLEHLKHYREVMDFDILGYVIMDNHYHLMLKTVDAPLKDIMHRINTRFSKQFNRRNKRSGHVFESRYKSLLVMDDSYLLSLLRYIHQNPVQAKICQRIQDYPWSSDRFYRRNEGDNLVDIELILERFSVNRGHAVAAYVRFMDEAEAESEAVFEKGDVVGQPPPKLDQHRKPKSEQRKSLEAILKAVAGTSENCRAILSGSRKRHLTALKQQFITEALHANYRMKEIGECLGISGQPTISVVGLGDTAVKEARERVESALTDGDYIFPQMKVVINLTPGNVKKSGSHFDLPMASPLSVTAP
- a CDS encoding AbrB/MazE/SpoVT family DNA-binding domain-containing protein, whose translation is MAIAKSNEMDKHIEKRRITISSKRQITIPAKYFEALGLDKELECIYSNGMLILTPTRREDSAFAEEILADLIEQGYSDEKLLTEFRKMNRRIRPAVEKLIDEADEIAKLASTDYADPTDDIFGDEETET
- a CDS encoding RNA-binding domain-containing protein — its product is MKAENLKKIISQGESITVEFKESKKKINKDVYESVCGFLNRYGGQLFLGVKDNGDIVGVDEDSVEQIKKDFVTSINNPQTLSPTFYLAVEEVEVDGKIILYIHVPESSQVHRCKGKIFDRNEDGDFDITNNTNLVSALYMRKQSTHTENRIFPYAEMEGLESELFTKVRKLAGNQKDNHPWTSMKDMEILKSAGLYLMDPNTGKQGITLGGILIFGKEELIHAALSHHKTDAILRRENLDRYDDRDDVRVNLLRSYERLMQFIAKHLNDKFYLEGDQRVSLRDKIFREAISNLLIHREFSNPFPAKLVIEKDRVYIENSNKPHGNGIIDPENFSPYPKNPTIAKLFKEIGWVDELGSGVRNIYKYNRIYSGADPEFIEGDVFKTIIPLTVQATNHDTNQDTVQDTNQDNEDIKGLLEFCRTPRTREEMQQFMGLNNRGHFRQKILNPLIKGGLLKMTLPDKPTSRNQKYYSNR
- the galE gene encoding UDP-glucose 4-epimerase GalE; this encodes MRVRMKILVTGGLGYVGSHTVVELMREGHEAIIADNLVNAKVEVLDKIQCITGKKPVFYQIDVTKESKLQRLFSEHKLEGVLHFAGLKAVGESVDRPLDYYQNNILSTIVLVKVCLKHRIDKFVFSSSATVYGDQPSPLVEDMELGKTVNPYGETKVMSERILTDVSKVNPTLAIASLRYFNPIGAHESGLIGERSVGTPNNVMPLINRVAKGKQEKLKVFGGDYNTIDGTGVRDYIHVVDVAKAHVKVIEKIKKGVRVYNLGTGRGTSVLELIQAFEKTNGVSIPWEFTEKRAGDIAVAYANVDKAKLELGWKAERSIEDMVRDAWGFECQNPI
- a CDS encoding UDP-N-acetylglucosamine 4,6-dehydratase family protein; its protein translation is MKIRFLYVGKWNGERKRPEWIVDVISKADITREVEIEDLLGRDPVNLDIELISSYICERTVMITGAGGSIGSELCRQIAEFRPAKLVMLDIYENHLYELQLELRNKYPNLTINVWIGSVRDMDRVRELFFMERPEVVFHAAAHKHVPLMEDSPVEAIKNNVFGTKNVAISAHEASVKKCVMISTDKAVNPTSVMGASKRLAEMVVQALDEDSETEFVSVRFGNVLGSSGSVIPLFKKQIAEGGPLTVTHQEMIRYFMTIPEAVQLVIQAGGMACGGEVFVLDMGEPVRIMDLAENLIRLSGFEPGEDIDIKVTGLRPGEKLFEELLLDTEEMEATVHKKIYIEKPLGKNWDTLNQELCHLSKKMEEMSMEEVKKAVMQLIDSYDPTGRRV
- a CDS encoding nucleoside/nucleotide kinase family protein encodes the protein MQKVIRVEIAGGAGSGKTTMVQMVKEELEKKDASVIINYRENTNSILGRGKRIGRIMLNMIKDIKVSKGLFAIAILCLKKAYKANVVERAFSAYAINFYRYHNMQIQLQDQASFYQLKKLEKSMTERDFNELLERMILPDLIVLLDVSEETKFRRKALRKKEEKIKYDRGTDALVTKYSEMTGLYKTNGYANDEIKEILSSYHKKVENIHMSDEDLLEIVIKAKERKPLEQIAKEKRLLQRIACKRKTATLLLDNETDEMANRNATKICKWIATYIDSGS